The following proteins are co-located in the Pyricularia oryzae 70-15 chromosome 1, whole genome shotgun sequence genome:
- a CDS encoding ATP-dependent RNA helicase eIF4A translates to MADKGLEDVPEGQIESNYDETVDSFDEMNLKSELLRGIYAYGFERPSAIQQRAIMPVIKGHDVIAQAQSGTGKTATFSISVLQKIDTNVKQCQALILAPTRELAQQIQKVVVAIGDFMNIECHACIGGTSVRDDMKALQDGPQVVVGTPGRVHDMIQRRFLKTDGMKMFVLDEADEMLSRGFTEQIYDIFQLLPQSTQVVLLSATMPQDVLEVTTKFMRDPVRILVKKDELTLEGIKQFYIAVEKEEWKLDTLSDLYETVTITQAVIFCNTRRKVDWLTDKLTARDFTVSAMHGDMDQAQRDLIMKEFRSGSSRVLIATDLLARGIDVQQVSLVINYDLPANRENYIHRIGRGGRFGRKGVAINFVTADDVRMMREIEQFYSTQIEEMPMNVADLI, encoded by the exons ATGGCCGACAAGGGACTCGAGGATGTCCCCGAAG GGCAGATCGAGTCCAATTACGATGAGACCGTCGACTCTTTCGACGAGATGAACCTGAAGTCGGAGCTGCTTCGTG GTATCTATGCCTACGGTTTCGAGCGCCCGTCTGCTATCCAGCAGCGCGCTATCATGCCCGTTATCAAGG GCCACGATGTCATTGCTCAGGCTCAGTCCGGTACCGGCAAGACCGCCACTTTCTCGATCTCGGTTCTGCAGAAGATCGACACCAACGTCAAGCAGTGCCAGGCCCTGATCCTTGCCCCGACCCGTGAGCTTGCTCAGCAGATCCAGAAGGTCGTTGTTGCCATCGGTGACTTCATGAACATTGAGTGCCACGCCTGCATTGGCGGCACCAGCGTTCGTGATGACATGAAGGCTCTTCAGGACGGCCCCCAGGTCGTTGTCGGTACCCCCGGCCGTGTCCACGACATGATCCAGCGCCGCTTCCTCAAGACCGACGGCATGAAGATGTTCGTCCTtgacgaggccgacgagATGCTTTCG CGTGGTTTCACCGAGCAAATTTACGACATCTTCCAGCTCCTCCCCCAGTCGACTCAGGTTGTCCTGCTTTCGGCCACCATGCCCCAGGACGTCCTGGAGGTCACGACCAAGTTCATGCGCGACCCCGTCCGCATCCTGGTCAAGAAGGACGAGCTTACCCTGGAGGGTATCAAGCAGTTCTACATTGCTGTCGAGAAGGAAGAGTGGAAGCTCGACACCCTCTCGGACTTGTACGAGACTGTCACCATTACCCAGGCCGTTATTTTCTGCAACACCCGCAGAAAGGTCGACTGGCTCACGGACAAGCTCACTGCCCGTGACTTCACTGTGTCTGCCATGCACGGTGACATGGACCAGGCTCAGCGTGACCTGATCATGAAGGAGTTCCGCTCGGGTTCGTCCCGTGTGCTTATTGCCACCGACTTGCTCGCTCGTGGTATCGACGTCCAGCAGGTATCGCTGGTCATCAACTacgacctgcccgccaaCCGTGAGAACTACATCCACAGGATTGGTCGTGGTGGTCGTTTCGGCCGAAAGGGTGTCGCCATTAACTTCGTCACCGCCGATGATGTGCGCATGATGCGCGAGATTGAGCAGTTCTACAGCACGCAGATTGAGGAGATGCCTATGAACGTCGCCGACTTGATTTAA
- a CDS encoding F-box and JmjC domain-containing protein, whose protein sequence is MLQFRADESHMSGGESITQNYTSRAAEDAAEHVSNDALESSIPVHPLGVKPLGNQYFAPGGNARRNIGAFQILPDESLMLLLEQFDAHTLRVLGYTCKFLFAFCSSDDLWKTLFLESHEENPRPFEWFGSWKSSLLGSTKDKNAKVDCSTVFSDVLHRPFVCSHVPLAGYAAGIPKQNQIRKFPDLTYDDFADKWSSTPFVLTDVVPAWPVYKQWSLDTLLKKYPDVSFRAEAVDWPFSTYHQYMLDTKDESPLYLFDKRFAEKMDLTVGRQDGAAYWKPDCFGPDLFELLGSDRPAHRWLIIGPERSGSTFHKDPNATSAWNAVIEGAKYWIMFPPSVQVPGVYVSEDNSEVTSPLSIAEWLLEFHAEARMIPECVEGVCNAGEVLHVPSGWWHLVVNLEAGIALTQNFVPKSHLSDALSFLRDKPDQVTGFKREIQDPYELFRSGLEQKHPELLKKSLEELEQRTQRKRKWDAAVGPHGEAEENGGGGGFTFGFGGGDDDDIP, encoded by the exons ATGCTGCAATTCAGGGCGGACGAGTCCCATATGTCTGGTGGCGAGTCTATTACTCAGAACTACACCAGTCGCGCCGCCGAAGATGCTGCCGAGCACGTCTCAAACGATGCACTTGAGTCATCGATTCCCGTTCATCCTCTTGGAGTGAAGCCTCTGGGGAATCAGTACTTCGCACCTGGCGGCAACGCACGGCGGAACATCGGGGCTTTCCAAATACTGCCTGACGAGTCTTTGATGCTTTTGCTTGAACAATTTGATGCGCATACTCTCAGGGTGCTGGGGTACACCTGCAAATTTTTGTTCGCCTTCTGCAGCTCGGATGATCTGTGGAAGACTCTATTCCTCGA ATCACATGAAGAGAATCCTCGCCCTTTCGAGTGGTTTGGCTCTTGGAAATCCAGCCTCCTTGGCTCGACCAAGGACAAAAATGCGAAAGTAGACTGCAGCACCGTATTCTCCGATGTTCTGCATCGTCCCTTCGTTTGCAGCCATGTGCCTTTGGCAGGATATGCCGCCGGGATTCCAAAACAAAATCAAATCAGGAAGTTCCCAGATTTGACGTATGATGACTTTGCGGACAAATGGAGTAGCACTCCATTTGTGCTCACCGACGTCGTGCCTGCTTGGCCCGTCTATAAACAATGGAGCCTCGACACCTTGTTGAAAAAATATCCCGACGTCAGTTTCAGGGCCGAGGCCGTAGACTGGCCATTCTCGACGTATCACCAGTACATGCTCGATACCAAAGATGAAAGCCCTTTGTATCTCTTCGACAAAAGGTTCGCCGAAAAGATGGACCTCACTGTTGGTCGGCAAGACGGTGCTGCCTACTGGAAACCTGACTGTTTCGGGCCCGACCTGTTTGAGCTCCTCGGGTCCGACCGTCCCGCACATCGTTGGCTCATCATCGGTCCGGAAAGGAGCGGCTCAACATTCCACAAGGATCCAAACGCAACCAGTGCATGGAACGCGGTGATCGAGGGAGCCAAATACTGGATTATGTTCCCTCCATCAGTGCAGGTGCCCGGCGTGTACGTATCTGAGGACAACAGCGAGGTGACCAGTCCTCTTAGCATTGCTGAGTGGCTTTTAGAGTTCCATGCCGAGGCCCGCATGATTCCCGAGTGCGTCGAGGGTGTATGCAACGCCGGAGAGGTTCTTCATGTTCCCAGTGGCTGGTGGCATTTGGTGGTGAACTTGGAGGCTGGAATTGCCCTGACACAGAATTTCGTGCCGAAATCTCACCTTTCGGATGCCTTAAGTTTCCTTCGGGACAAGCCTGATCAGGTCACTGGATTCAAGAGGGAAATACAAGATCCATATGAACTGTTTAGGAGTGGCCTCGAGCAGAAACACCCTGAGCTGCTAAAGAAGTCTTTGGAGGAGCTTGAGCAGCGTACGCAAAGAAAGAGGAAGTGGGATGCCGCGGTCGGACCACACGGAGAAGCAGAGGAGaatggcggtggcggtggcttTACATTTGGTTTCGGTGGCGGGGATGACGATGACATCCCCTAA
- a CDS encoding CCCH zinc finger and SMR domain-containing protein — MVSDETYEICLPILEDESLDDEDKTDKLEELLRKETSLTGNSLENAVLDALWRYRDGGNIAASPPPIRQTILRRPSPASWRANSGTPLSGSPRLGVSPLAPPGFVPTPFGRNVVSSTASPFGSPRPSPRLAFAAPIIPNSPNLNAYEFATDAPSQETFGDMQNDNVDWLTNDDAVSVTSSIGTGSALNAAAPEYAPSQQVDMTPYDMLRSILGPSRSDEEIDAALAMHGYDLGAIITAFMDTVDSSAMQVAQTEEPKTNGLLIGKSMTPDARPSTPADQRSGIICKFFLAQGQCLRADCRFSHDLSNHVCKYWVAGNCLAGTTCIFSHDPVHLLNKLSVDGTNTPPPSHKGGISIQVQDMNSFPSLRPATPEHLGGRASGSYFPSMGVTPPPGFKIPGLAGENLRPRSRPSSRQQQRKEPVQTAPSLDDAEAFPSLGAASAKATSKKQHGKRSSQGHHKEGLISSSLADIVKMSPSPTPEAKLVSRKMGRTVSSTSIRNGENSAAAQSIPSPKHIPWLETGEKANKAYLKARQDAIKHGGLRNKFLQSAAQAWNRNDARAAKALSLRGQSENDLMRRAHREAARELYEERNKNNNNNSVSSEFYVDLHGLHPEEAVEYLEKVLLENEKEIRPIYAITGTGHHSKNGKDKVGKAIRGFLNEWRYAFREFSVPGDQRNMGGILGIDARSYDKSLARKSSQQEPVDILAQGKEIGEGKVKLLVRDTTKEPPKGPAGYRGR; from the exons ATGGTGTCAGACGAGACGTACGAAATATGTCTGCCTATACTGGAAGATGAATCGTTGGACGATGAGGACAAGACGGacaagctcgaggagctcttGCGCAAGGAGACCTCCTTGACTGGCAACAGTCTCGAAAACGCCGTTTTGGATGCTCTTTGGCGATATCGTGATGGAGGGAATATAGCAGCATCACCACCTCCAATCAGACAGACCATTCTTCGCAGGCCGTCGCCAGCCTCGTGGCGTGCAAATTCGGGAACCCCTCTCTCTGGTTCTCCCCGCCTCGGAGTTAGCCCGCTGGCGCCGCCAGGTTTCGTCCCGACCCCTTTTGGGCGCAACGTCGTGTCTTCGACTGCATCGCCTTTTGGTTCACCCCGTCCTTCGCCTCGACTGGCATTCGCTGCCCCTATCATCCCGAACAGCCCAAACCTGAACGCATACGAGTTCGCTACCGATGCACCATCTCAAGAGACATTCGGAGACATGCAAAACGACAATGTCGACTGGCTCACAAATGACGATGCGGTGAGTGTCACCTCGTCGATTGGCACTGGGAGCGCCCTCAACGCCGCTGCGCCAGAGTATGCTCCCTCGCAGCAGGTGGATATGACACCGTACGATATGCTCCGCTCGATTCTCGGTCCGTCGAGGTCCGACGAGGAGATAGATGCTGCACTAGCCATGCACGGCTACGATCTCGGCGCCATCATTACTGCTTTCATGGATACGGTGGACTCGAGCGCGATGCAGGTCGCTCAGACTGAGGAACCCAAAACCAATGGGCTCCTCATCGGCAAATCCATGACACCAGATGCGCGGCCCTCCACTCCGGCTGACCAGAGGTCGGGAATCATTTGCAAATTCTTCTTGGCTCAAGGTCAGTGTTTGAGGGCCGATTGCAGGTTTTCGCATGACCTGAGCAACCATGTCTGCAA ATACTGGGTCGCTGGAAACTGTTTAGCGGGTACCACATGTATCTTTTCACATGACCCCGTCCATCTATTGAACAAGCTCTCGGTAGACGGAACCAACACTCCCCCGCCCTCGCACAAGGGCGGAATCAGTATCCAAGTTCAGGACATGAACTCTTTTCCTTCGCTACGGCCGGCAACCCCTGAGCATTTGGGCGGTCGGGCCTCCGGTAGCTACTTCCCATCAATGGGAGTAACCCCACCTCCCGGCTTCAAAATCCCAGGCCTTGCCGGGGAGAATCTTCGGCCTAGATCTCGCCCGAGCAGTCGTCAGCAGCAACGCAAGGAGCCAGTACAGACTGCACCATCTCTAGACGATGCTGAGGCTTTCCCATCTCTGGGAGCCGCGTCTGCCAAGGCAACCAGCAAAAAGCAGCATGGCAAGCGCAGTAGTCAGGGACATCACAAAGAAGGCTTGATCTCCAGTTCGTTGGCAGATATCGTCAAGATGTCGCCTTCGCCCACGCCTGAAGCGAAACTGGTCTCTAGGAAGATGGGTCGTACTGTGAGCTCAACCAGCATACGGAACGGCGAGAACAGCGCTGCGGCGCAGTCTATCCCCAGTCCCAAGCATATCCCGTGGTTAGAGACTGGCGAGAAGGCGAACAAGGCATACCTCAAGGCCCGTCAAGATGCCATTAAGCACGGCGGCCTGAGGAACAAGTTTTTGCAGAG TGCCGCTCAAGCTTGGAACCGCAACGACGCACGCGCGGCCAAGGCTCTCAGTCTTCGTGGTCAGAGCGAGAACGATCTTATGAGGAGGGCTCATCGCGAGGCTGCACGTGAGCTATACGAGGAGCGTaacaagaacaacaacaacaacagcgtcAGTTCTGAGTTTTACGTCGACTTGCATGGGCTTCATCCCGAAGAGGCGGTCGAATATCTCGAGAAGGTGCTGCTGGAGAACGAGAAGGAAATCAGGCCGATTTATGCTATCACGGGCACTGGCCACCACAGCAAGAACGGTAAGGACAAGGTCGGTAAGGCGATCCGCGGGTTCCTGAATGAGTGGCGGTACGCTTTCCGTGAATTCTCGGTCCCCGGAGACCAGCGGAACATGGGTGGGATCTTGGGAATCGACGCGAGGAGCTACGACAAGAGTCTGGCTAGGAAGTCGTCGCAGCAAGAGCCGGTCGACATACTCGCACAAGGGAAAGAGATTGGCGAAGGCAAAGTCAAGCTCTTGGTCAGGGATACGACCAAGGAGCCACCCAAGGGGCCTGCTGGATACCGCGGACGATGA